From one Dryobates pubescens isolate bDryPub1 chromosome 2, bDryPub1.pri, whole genome shotgun sequence genomic stretch:
- the ACKR3 gene encoding atypical chemokine receptor 3, which yields MSALDLTSILDFLETANLTEINWTCNNGDCITVDATTCPGTLNKSALLYTLSFFYIFIFVIGLVANSVVVWVNLQAKMTGYETHLYIFNLAIADLCVVITLPVWVVSLVQHNQWHMGEITCKVTHLIFSINLYSSIFFLACMSVDRYLSVAYFTNSSNRKKKIIRRCICILVWLLAFSASLPDTYYLKTVSSNNETYCRPVYPEESFKEWLIGMELISVVLGFLIPFPVIAVFYFLLAKTISASSDQERKSNGKIIFSYVVVFLVCWLPYHIAVLLDIFYSLHFIPFSCQMENFLYATLHITQCFSLVHCCVNPILYSFINRNYRYELMKAFIFKYSAKTGLTKLIDASRVSEAEYSALEQNAK from the coding sequence ATGAGTGCACTTGATTTGACTTCCATCCTTGATTTTCTGGAAACGGCCAACTTGACAGAGATCAACTGGACGTGCAACAACGGTGACTGCATCACTGTTGATGCGACGACATGCCCTGGCACGCTCAACAAAAGTGCCCTACTCTACACCCTGTCCTTCTTCTACATTTTCATCTTTGTCATTGGGCTGGTGGCCAACTCAGTTGTGGTATGGGTCAACCTCCAAGCCAAAATGACTGGCTACGAAACCCACCTTTACATCTTTAATTTGGCTATTGCCGATCTATGTGTTGTCATCACCCTTCCAGTGTGGGTTGTCTCCCTCGTCCAGCATAACCAGTGGCACATGGGGGAAATCACATGCAAAGTAACTCACCTTATATTTTCCATCAACCTGTATAGCAGTATCTTCTTCCTGGCTTGCATGAGTGTGGACCGCTACCTCTCAGTTGCCTATTTCACCAACTCCAGCAATCGCAAGAAGAAGATAATCCGGCGCTGCATCTGCATTTTAGTGTGGCTTCTTGccttctctgcctccctcccagaCACCTACTATCTCAAGACTGTCTCTTCCAACAACGAAACCTACTGCCGTCCTGTCTATCCAGAGGAGAGCTTCAAGGAGTGGTTGATTGGCATGGAGCTTATTTCTGTTGTGCTGGGCTTTCTTATCCCTTTTCCCGTCATTGCCgtcttttatttcctccttgCGAAGACCATCTCCGCCTCCAGTGACCAAGAGAGGAAGAGCAATGGGAAGATTATTTTCTCCTATGTTGTCGTGTTTCTCGTCTGCTGGCTACCCTACCACATAGCTGTCCTGCTTGACATCTTCTATAGCCTTCATTTCATACCTTTCAGTTGTCAGATGGAGAACTTTTTATATGCCACTCTTCACATCACTCAGTGTTTCTCTCTAGTCCATTGCTGTGTCAACCCCATCCTGTACAGCTTCATTAACCGCAACTACAGATATGAGCTCATGAAAGCCTTTATTTTCAAGTACTCTGCCAAAACTGGTCTCACTAAACTTATTGATGCTTCCAGAGTCTCAGAAGCAGAATACTCTGCTCTGGAGCAAAATGCCAAGTGA